A stretch of Telopea speciosissima isolate NSW1024214 ecotype Mountain lineage chromosome 11, Tspe_v1, whole genome shotgun sequence DNA encodes these proteins:
- the LOC122645829 gene encoding MLP-like protein 43 isoform X1, with the protein MGLSGKLSVEMEIKSSANKYFHGWIDHGALFSKAIPDDVHKSEVHEGDGKSLGSINSYCYVLDGDKVVSTKGKMEALDEVNKSITLNMFEGHVRELYSKYKLHVQVFTKDGKNFVKCIIEYEKLSEQVPEPINYLEVTTKFCKGLDAHLLQA; encoded by the exons ATGGGTCTTAGTGGAAAGCTTTCAGTGGAAATGGAGATCAAATCCTCTGCAAATAAGTATTTTCATGGTTGGATAGATCATGGAGCCCTATTTTCGAAAGCTATTCCTGATGATGTCCATAAGTCTGAAGTACATGAAGGAGATGGAAAGAGCTTGGGCTCCATCAATTCCTACTGCTATGTCTTAG ATGGGGATAAAGTTGTCTCTACCAAAGGCAAGATGGAAGCCCTAGATGAAGTGAACAAATCAATCACTTTGAACATGTTTGAAGGACATGTTAGAGAGCTTTACAGCAAGTACAAGCTGCATGTGCAAGTCTTTACAAAGGATGGCAAGAACTTTGTGAAATGCATCATAGAATATGAAAAGCTAAGTGAACAGGTCCCTGAGCCTATTAACTATCTGGAGGTTACAACCAAGTTCTGTAAGGGGTTGGACGCGCATCTTCTTCAAGCTTAG